A genomic window from Halomonas sp. LR3S48 includes:
- a CDS encoding L-serine ammonia-lyase → MAISVFDLFKIGIGPSSSHTVGPMRAAYDFVQALREQDLLERVARVEVGLFGSLCATGKGHGTDRAVMMGLMGERPDRIDPAIVTPCIEELLESNTLMLDGRLAIPFLWARDMQWHEECLPYHPNAMTLVAHGHGEELWRNTYYSVGGGFVIDEGQAERGELDQDSTTLPYDFNSAAELMALCRMHDMRISELMLENEKAWRSEADIRDGLWQIWQAMRACVDTGLQQEGVLPGGLNVKRRAASLHRRLLATSDDQSLIATTFGAMDWVNVFALAVNEENAAGGRMVTAPTNGAAGIIPAVLHYYMKFQSGACERDVVDFLLAAGAVGILCKKNASISGAEVGCQGEVGSACAMAAAGLAEVMGGSVGQVENAAEIGLEHNLGLTCDPVGGLVQVPCIERNAIASVKAINAAQMALRGDGEHFISLDKAIRTMRDTGRDMQDKYKETSRGGLAVNAIEC, encoded by the coding sequence ATGGCAATCAGTGTCTTCGACCTGTTCAAGATCGGCATCGGTCCATCCAGCTCGCACACCGTAGGACCGATGCGAGCCGCCTACGATTTCGTACAGGCGCTGCGTGAGCAGGACCTGCTCGAAAGGGTGGCGCGTGTCGAGGTGGGTCTTTTCGGCTCCCTGTGTGCGACGGGCAAGGGCCATGGTACCGACCGCGCCGTGATGATGGGGTTGATGGGCGAGCGCCCCGACCGAATCGACCCTGCCATCGTCACGCCTTGCATCGAGGAATTGCTCGAGTCGAATACGCTGATGCTCGACGGTCGCCTGGCGATCCCCTTCCTGTGGGCACGCGACATGCAGTGGCACGAAGAGTGCCTGCCCTACCACCCCAATGCCATGACGCTGGTGGCTCATGGCCACGGCGAGGAGTTGTGGCGCAACACCTACTACTCGGTGGGGGGTGGCTTCGTCATCGACGAGGGCCAGGCCGAGCGCGGCGAGCTGGACCAGGACAGCACCACGCTTCCCTACGACTTCAACTCGGCTGCCGAATTAATGGCGCTGTGCCGCATGCATGACATGCGCATCAGCGAATTGATGCTGGAGAACGAGAAGGCCTGGCGCAGCGAAGCCGACATTCGTGACGGATTGTGGCAGATCTGGCAGGCCATGCGGGCCTGTGTCGATACAGGTCTGCAGCAGGAGGGGGTGCTGCCCGGCGGACTCAACGTCAAGCGCCGCGCCGCGTCGCTGCATCGTCGCCTGCTGGCAACGAGTGACGACCAGAGCTTGATCGCTACCACCTTCGGTGCGATGGATTGGGTCAATGTCTTCGCTCTCGCGGTGAACGAGGAAAATGCCGCCGGCGGGCGCATGGTCACCGCGCCGACCAATGGCGCGGCCGGCATCATTCCCGCCGTGCTGCACTACTACATGAAGTTCCAGTCCGGAGCCTGCGAGCGTGACGTCGTCGACTTTCTGCTGGCTGCCGGGGCGGTAGGAATCCTGTGCAAGAAGAACGCCTCCATTTCGGGAGCCGAGGTTGGCTGTCAGGGGGAGGTGGGCTCGGCGTGTGCCATGGCCGCTGCGGGCCTGGCCGAGGTCATGGGGGGAAGCGTCGGTCAGGTGGAGAATGCTGCCGAAATTGGCCTGGAGCACAACCTCGGGTTGACCTGCGATCCGGTGGGCGGGCTGGTGCAGGTGCCCTGCATCGAGCGCAACGCCATTGCCTCGGTCAAGGCAATCAACGCCGCCCAGATGGCGCTGCGTGGCGACGGCGAGCACTTCATCTCGCTCGACAAGGCGATTCGCACCATGCGCGATACCGGGCGCGACATGCAGGACAAGTACAAGGAGACATCCCGCGGCGGGCTCGCCGTGAACGCCATCGAGTGCTGA
- a CDS encoding ABC transporter ATP-binding protein gives MTQEFILETRGLTKQFRGFTAVDDVNLQVREGHIHALIGPNGAGKTTVFNLLTKFLPPTRGEILYRGKAITGMKANEIARMGMVRSFQISAVFAHMTALENVRVALQRPIGTSFHFWKSQRTLEHLNERAIELLDEVGLRDYADVLTVEMPYGRKRALEVATTLAMNPTLMLLDEPTQGMGAEDVDRIVELIRRVAKGRTVLMVEHNLSVVSRLCDRITVLARGAVLAEGDYETVSADPQVREAYMGSETEEAGA, from the coding sequence ATGACCCAGGAGTTCATCCTCGAAACTCGCGGGTTGACCAAGCAGTTCCGCGGCTTCACGGCCGTGGACGATGTCAACCTCCAAGTCAGGGAGGGGCATATCCACGCCTTGATCGGTCCCAATGGCGCCGGCAAGACGACCGTCTTCAATCTCCTTACCAAATTCCTGCCGCCGACACGGGGCGAGATTCTCTACCGCGGCAAGGCGATTACCGGCATGAAGGCCAACGAGATCGCGCGCATGGGTATGGTGCGCTCGTTCCAGATATCTGCGGTATTCGCACACATGACCGCTTTGGAGAACGTGCGCGTGGCGCTGCAGCGGCCGATCGGCACCTCGTTTCATTTCTGGAAGTCGCAGCGAACCCTGGAGCACCTCAACGAGCGTGCCATCGAGCTGCTCGATGAGGTCGGTCTGCGTGACTATGCGGATGTGCTGACCGTGGAAATGCCCTATGGGCGCAAGCGAGCCCTGGAGGTTGCCACCACCTTGGCGATGAATCCGACGTTGATGCTGCTTGATGAACCGACCCAGGGCATGGGGGCGGAAGACGTCGACCGCATCGTCGAGCTGATACGCCGCGTGGCCAAGGGGCGTACGGTGCTGATGGTCGAACACAACCTCAGTGTGGTAAGTCGCTTGTGCGACCGGATTACCGTACTGGCGCGCGGTGCCGTATTGGCGGAGGGCGATTACGAGACGGTTTCCGCCGATCCCCAGGTTCGCGAGGCCTACATGGGTAGCGAGACAGAGGAGGCCGGCGCATGA
- a CDS encoding ABC transporter ATP-binding protein produces the protein MNQAEQPSRTEYRDHDGAEMLRIRDLHAFYGESHILHGVDMEVRRGELVTLLGRNGAGRSTTLKSIMNMVGRRTGSIMINGTETVGMKAHRIPRLGIGYCPEERGIFASLDVEENLLLPPTVRSGGMSIDEIYEMFPNLYERRRSQGTRLSGGEQQMLAMARILRTGARMLLLDEITEGLAPVIVQKLAEVLVKLRDRGMTIVLVEQNFRFAAPLADRHYVMEHGRIIEEISATELPSKRDHLNKLLGV, from the coding sequence ATGAACCAAGCCGAACAGCCGAGTCGTACCGAATACCGCGATCACGATGGCGCCGAGATGCTGCGCATCCGTGACCTGCACGCCTTTTATGGTGAATCGCACATCCTGCACGGCGTCGACATGGAGGTGCGTCGCGGTGAGCTGGTGACTCTGTTGGGCCGCAATGGCGCGGGTCGCAGTACCACGCTCAAGTCGATCATGAACATGGTCGGACGACGAACGGGCTCGATCATGATCAACGGCACCGAAACCGTCGGCATGAAGGCGCATCGCATCCCGCGTCTGGGCATCGGCTATTGCCCCGAGGAGCGCGGCATCTTTGCCAGCCTCGACGTGGAGGAAAATCTCCTGCTACCGCCTACGGTGCGCTCGGGAGGCATGTCGATCGACGAAATCTACGAGATGTTCCCCAACCTTTATGAGCGTCGTCGTAGCCAGGGCACGCGCCTTTCGGGCGGCGAGCAACAGATGCTGGCCATGGCGCGTATCCTGCGCACCGGCGCTCGCATGCTGCTGCTCGACGAGATCACCGAGGGGCTGGCCCCTGTCATCGTGCAGAAGCTCGCCGAAGTGCTCGTCAAGCTGCGCGACCGTGGCATGACCATCGTGCTGGTGGAGCAGAATTTCCGCTTCGCCGCGCCGCTCGCCGACCGGCACTACGTCATGGAGCATGGCCGTATCATCGAGGAGATCAGCGCGACCGAGCTGCCTTCGAAGCGCGACCACCTCAATAAGCTGCTAGGCGTCTAG
- a CDS encoding ABC transporter substrate-binding protein, with product MTFMKKTLASSIAIAATAAMATAAQAEISDGEVRIGYLADMSGTYRDLAGPGGLEALQMAIEDFGGSVDGAPIEVFSADDRNSADVGANTVREWVDQRNVDLVAGMVASSVTIAVTKVLEENDGFGIVSGSAASSITNEHCTPNHIHWVYDTYPLANGTARAVVEQGGDSWFMLTADYAFGHALEGDVTKVVEENGGEVIGGVRHPFPTDDFSSYILQAQGSGAKIIGLANAGADTVNAINTASQFGVVEAGQQLAGLLVFLNDVYAMGLDTTQGLLLTTGWYWNMDDEAREWAERYYERVGSMPTMVQAGIYSSTMHYLEAVQATGSDDTQTVREYMMKQPIHDFFARNGRIREDGRMVHDMYLARVKSPEASTHDWDLYEILTSIPAEEAYRPLSESQCKLVQN from the coding sequence ATGACCTTCATGAAGAAGACCCTCGCCAGCAGCATCGCCATTGCCGCCACCGCCGCCATGGCCACCGCCGCCCAGGCGGAGATCAGCGATGGCGAGGTGCGCATCGGCTATCTCGCCGACATGTCCGGCACCTACCGTGACCTGGCCGGTCCGGGTGGCCTCGAGGCCTTGCAGATGGCGATCGAGGATTTCGGCGGTAGCGTCGACGGTGCGCCGATCGAGGTGTTCAGCGCCGACGATCGCAACAGCGCCGATGTCGGCGCCAACACCGTGCGCGAGTGGGTCGACCAGCGCAACGTCGACCTGGTAGCCGGCATGGTGGCCTCGTCGGTGACCATCGCCGTGACCAAGGTACTCGAGGAGAACGACGGCTTCGGCATCGTCTCCGGCTCGGCGGCCTCGAGCATTACCAACGAGCATTGCACACCCAACCACATCCACTGGGTCTACGATACTTACCCGCTGGCCAACGGCACCGCCCGCGCGGTGGTCGAGCAGGGCGGCGACAGCTGGTTCATGCTCACCGCCGACTACGCCTTCGGCCATGCTCTCGAGGGCGACGTGACCAAGGTGGTGGAGGAGAACGGCGGCGAGGTCATCGGCGGTGTACGCCACCCGTTCCCCACCGACGACTTCTCGTCATACATTCTTCAGGCCCAGGGTTCAGGGGCCAAGATCATCGGCCTTGCCAACGCGGGTGCCGATACCGTCAACGCCATCAATACCGCCAGCCAGTTCGGCGTGGTCGAGGCCGGCCAACAGCTCGCCGGCCTGCTGGTGTTCCTCAACGACGTCTATGCCATGGGGCTCGACACCACCCAGGGACTGCTGTTGACCACCGGCTGGTACTGGAACATGGATGATGAGGCGCGTGAGTGGGCCGAGCGCTATTACGAGCGTGTGGGCAGCATGCCGACCATGGTCCAGGCCGGCATCTACTCCAGCACCATGCACTATCTGGAAGCCGTCCAGGCCACCGGCAGCGACGATACCCAGACGGTGCGCGAGTACATGATGAAGCAGCCGATCCACGACTTCTTCGCTCGTAACGGCCGCATTCGTGAGGATGGCCGCATGGTGCACGACATGTACCTGGCCCGGGTGAAATCGCCGGAGGCCTCTACCCACGATTGGGATCTCTACGAGATTCTCACCTCCATTCCCGCCGAAGAGGCCTACCGCCCGCTCTCAGAGAGCCAGTGCAAGCTGGTACAGAACTGA
- a CDS encoding branched-chain amino acid ABC transporter permease, producing the protein MTMIFGVPLAVFMGQLLLGLINGAFYALLSLGLAVIFGLLKIVNFAHGAMYMLGAFATLLGMRYLGINYWAALLLTPLVVGLFGMLIERVLLRRIGHLDHLYGLLLTFGLALIFEGTLVNFFGVSGARYPTPEALQGGYQTGFMFLPKYRAWVLLAAIVVCFGTWYMIERTRLGAYLRAGTENPALMQAFGVNVPLLVTLTYGFGVALAAFAGVLAAPLYPVSPTMGSNLLIVVFAVVVIGGMGSILGAVVTGLAMGLIEGLTKVYYPEAANTVIFLVMILVLLLRPAGLFGKEA; encoded by the coding sequence ATGACGATGATATTCGGCGTGCCGTTGGCGGTGTTCATGGGCCAGCTCCTGTTGGGTCTGATCAACGGCGCCTTCTACGCCCTGCTGAGTCTGGGCCTGGCGGTGATCTTCGGCCTGCTGAAGATCGTCAACTTCGCCCATGGCGCCATGTACATGCTGGGGGCTTTCGCCACGCTGCTGGGCATGCGCTACCTGGGCATCAATTACTGGGCGGCGCTGCTGCTGACGCCGCTGGTAGTGGGGCTGTTCGGTATGCTGATCGAGAGGGTGCTGCTGCGCCGTATCGGTCATCTCGATCACCTCTACGGGCTGCTGCTGACTTTCGGCCTGGCACTGATCTTCGAGGGTACGCTGGTCAATTTCTTCGGCGTCTCGGGTGCACGCTACCCAACGCCCGAAGCGTTGCAGGGCGGCTACCAGACCGGCTTCATGTTCCTGCCCAAGTATCGTGCCTGGGTGCTGCTGGCGGCCATCGTGGTCTGTTTCGGCACCTGGTACATGATCGAGCGCACTCGGCTTGGCGCCTATCTGCGTGCCGGCACGGAGAATCCAGCGCTGATGCAGGCCTTCGGCGTCAACGTGCCTCTGCTGGTGACACTGACCTACGGCTTCGGCGTGGCGCTCGCCGCCTTTGCCGGCGTGCTGGCTGCGCCGCTCTACCCGGTCTCTCCGACCATGGGTTCCAACCTGCTGATCGTGGTCTTCGCGGTGGTGGTCATCGGGGGCATGGGCTCCATCCTGGGCGCCGTCGTAACGGGGCTTGCCATGGGGCTGATCGAGGGCTTGACCAAGGTGTACTACCCCGAGGCGGCCAATACCGTAATCTTCCTGGTGATGATCCTTGTGCTGCTGCTCAGGCCCGCCGGGCTCTTCGGCAAGGAGGCATGA
- a CDS encoding branched-chain amino acid ABC transporter permease → MATTQTMTPSMKRERRANLRRNAFYLVLLMIGLVAPFFAYPVFLMKVLCFALFACAFNLLLGYAGLLSFGHAAFLATGGYVTGYLLSSYPALTPEMGILTGTAAAVVLGAVFGALSIRRQGIYFAMVTLALAQLMFFFYIQAPFTGGEDGLHGVPRGELFGFISLRNNLAMYYFVFAVFLFGFALIQRTVHSPFGQVLKAIRENEPRAVSLGYNVDAYKLVAFILSAGLAGLAGSTKTVVFQLASLTDAHWHMSGEVILMTLLGGVGTLFGPLVGAGLVVSLQHLLAQSPLGNWVGPILGAIFVLCVLSFRSGIVGEAMKMYRKNFK, encoded by the coding sequence ATGGCCACGACTCAAACCATGACCCCCTCAATGAAGCGCGAGCGTCGTGCCAACCTGCGCCGCAACGCCTTCTATCTGGTGCTGCTCATGATCGGCCTGGTAGCTCCCTTCTTTGCCTACCCGGTCTTCCTGATGAAGGTGCTGTGCTTTGCCTTGTTCGCCTGCGCCTTCAATTTGCTGCTGGGCTATGCCGGCTTGCTTTCCTTTGGTCATGCGGCCTTCCTGGCCACGGGGGGCTACGTGACCGGCTACCTGCTATCGAGCTATCCGGCACTGACCCCCGAAATGGGCATCCTGACCGGTACGGCCGCTGCCGTGGTACTGGGTGCTGTCTTCGGTGCGTTGTCGATCCGACGGCAGGGCATCTACTTCGCCATGGTCACCCTGGCCCTGGCACAGCTGATGTTCTTCTTCTACATCCAGGCACCTTTCACCGGCGGTGAGGATGGCCTACACGGCGTGCCGCGGGGCGAGCTGTTCGGCTTCATCAGCCTGCGCAACAACCTGGCAATGTACTACTTCGTCTTTGCAGTCTTCCTGTTCGGCTTTGCCCTGATCCAACGCACAGTGCATTCGCCGTTCGGTCAGGTGCTCAAGGCGATCCGCGAGAACGAGCCGCGTGCCGTATCGCTAGGCTACAACGTCGATGCGTACAAGCTGGTGGCGTTCATTCTCTCCGCCGGCCTGGCCGGCCTGGCCGGCTCCACCAAGACGGTAGTGTTCCAGCTCGCTTCGCTGACCGATGCCCATTGGCACATGTCCGGCGAGGTGATCCTGATGACGCTGCTCGGCGGCGTGGGCACACTGTTCGGTCCGCTGGTGGGGGCGGGGCTGGTAGTCAGCCTGCAGCACTTGCTGGCGCAATCGCCGCTGGGCAACTGGGTCGGTCCGATCCTGGGCGCCATTTTCGTGCTCTGCGTGCTCAGCTTCCGCAGCGGTATCGTGGGCGAGGCGATGAAGATGTATCGCAAGAACTTCAAGTGA
- a CDS encoding LysR family transcriptional regulator produces MAHWDGIEAFVEVVRLGTFAAAARQLHVSNSHISRQVAQLEQELGLPLLYRTTRQIHLTDAGERYYARCRELLDGFREAETALQSLQDRPHGVLQLSCATTFGERFLAPLVNDFLRLHPQLEMRLHLTNRQVDVIDEGYDVVIRMGTLQDSTLVARRLCERHEYVVASPDYFQGISQPHSVAELAHHRCLIGTRDQWRFDIDGLHREVRVQGPWQANSGLALLDAALKGLGLAQLPDYYVMPYLANGELIEVLSRFQCRDAGVWAVMPRHRQHAAKVRQFVDYLVEHLPASLERACSLTRE; encoded by the coding sequence ATGGCTCACTGGGATGGTATCGAAGCCTTCGTGGAAGTGGTTCGCCTGGGCACCTTTGCCGCAGCGGCACGCCAACTCCACGTCTCAAACTCGCATATTAGCCGTCAGGTGGCTCAGCTCGAGCAAGAACTGGGCCTGCCGCTGCTTTATCGGACCACGCGTCAGATCCACCTGACCGACGCCGGCGAGCGTTACTACGCTCGCTGCCGTGAATTGCTCGACGGCTTTCGGGAAGCCGAGACTGCTCTGCAAAGCTTGCAGGACCGTCCCCACGGCGTGCTCCAGCTCAGCTGTGCCACTACCTTCGGCGAGCGTTTTCTCGCTCCACTGGTCAACGATTTCCTGCGCCTTCACCCTCAGCTCGAAATGCGCCTTCACCTGACCAACCGCCAGGTGGACGTGATTGACGAAGGCTACGACGTGGTCATTCGCATGGGCACTCTGCAGGACTCAACGCTGGTGGCACGCCGCCTGTGCGAGCGGCACGAGTACGTCGTCGCTTCCCCCGATTACTTCCAGGGCATATCGCAGCCGCACTCAGTGGCGGAACTGGCACACCACCGCTGCCTGATCGGCACCCGCGACCAGTGGCGCTTCGATATCGACGGACTGCACCGGGAAGTACGCGTGCAAGGCCCTTGGCAGGCCAATTCGGGGCTTGCCCTGCTCGATGCCGCGCTCAAGGGTTTGGGGCTTGCGCAACTGCCCGACTATTACGTCATGCCTTATCTTGCCAACGGCGAGTTGATCGAGGTGCTGTCCCGTTTTCAGTGCCGCGACGCAGGTGTGTGGGCGGTCATGCCGCGGCATCGCCAGCATGCCGCCAAGGTGCGCCAGTTCGTCGACTATCTGGTCGAGCATCTGCCTGCCAGCCTGGAGCGAGCCTGCTCGCTGACGAGAGAATAA
- a CDS encoding S-(hydroxymethyl)glutathione dehydrogenase/class III alcohol dehydrogenase has translation MKSRAAIALEAGKPLELTEIDVQDPKAGEVLVHIAATSVCHTDAFTLSGADPEGLFPSVLGHEGAGIVEAVGEGVTSLQPGDHVIPLYTAECGKCKFCRSGKTNLCQAVRATQGQGLMPDGTSRFSLDGQMLHHYMGCSTFSEYTVLPEVSLAKVSKEAPLDKICLLGCGVTTGIGAVLNTAKVEPGSTVAVFGLGAIGLAVIQGAQMAKASRIIAIDVNPDKFELARQFGATDFVNPKEHSDPIQQVIVDLTDGGVDYSFECIGNVNVMRSALECCHKGWGESVIIGVAGAGEEISTRPFQLVTGRVWRGSAFGGVKGRSELPGYVQRYMDGELKIDEFITHEMPFEKINEAFELLHEGKSIRTVLRF, from the coding sequence ATGAAGTCGCGTGCCGCCATTGCTCTCGAAGCGGGCAAGCCCCTCGAACTCACTGAGATCGATGTTCAGGACCCCAAGGCCGGGGAAGTGCTGGTGCATATCGCCGCTACCAGCGTCTGCCACACCGACGCCTTCACGCTCTCGGGCGCCGACCCGGAGGGGCTGTTCCCCTCGGTGCTGGGCCATGAGGGCGCCGGCATCGTCGAAGCGGTGGGCGAAGGGGTCACCAGCCTCCAGCCCGGCGATCACGTCATCCCGCTCTATACCGCCGAGTGCGGCAAGTGCAAGTTCTGCCGCTCGGGCAAGACCAACCTGTGCCAGGCGGTACGTGCCACCCAGGGCCAGGGCCTGATGCCCGACGGCACCTCGCGCTTCTCGCTCGACGGCCAGATGTTGCACCACTACATGGGCTGCTCGACCTTCAGCGAGTACACCGTGCTGCCCGAGGTCTCGCTGGCCAAGGTCTCCAAGGAGGCGCCGCTGGACAAGATCTGCCTGCTCGGCTGCGGCGTGACCACCGGCATCGGTGCGGTGCTCAACACCGCCAAGGTCGAGCCGGGCTCCACCGTGGCCGTGTTCGGCCTGGGGGCCATCGGCCTGGCGGTGATCCAGGGCGCGCAGATGGCCAAGGCCAGCCGCATCATCGCCATCGACGTCAACCCGGACAAGTTCGAACTGGCGCGCCAGTTCGGTGCCACCGACTTCGTCAACCCCAAGGAGCACTCGGACCCGATCCAGCAGGTGATCGTCGACCTGACCGACGGCGGGGTCGACTACTCCTTCGAGTGCATCGGCAACGTCAACGTGATGCGCTCGGCGCTGGAGTGCTGCCACAAGGGCTGGGGCGAGTCGGTGATCATCGGCGTGGCCGGGGCCGGCGAGGAGATCTCGACGCGGCCGTTCCAGCTGGTCACCGGCCGGGTGTGGCGCGGCTCGGCGTTCGGCGGGGTGAAGGGGCGCAGCGAGCTGCCCGGCTACGTGCAGCGCTACATGGACGGCGAGCTCAAGATCGACGAGTTCATCACCCACGAGATGCCGTTCGAGAAGATCAACGAGGCGTTCGAGCTGCTGCATGAGGGCAAGAGCATTCGTACCGTGCTTCGCTTTTAG
- the fghA gene encoding S-formylglutathione hydrolase, which translates to MTMTENLEPISSNKSFGGWHKRYRHRSRALDCEMEFAIYLPPQAETERVPLLWWLSGLTCTDENFMQKAGAHRMAAELGIAIVCPDTSPRGTDLPGEHDSYDFGSGAGFYVNATQEPWKQHYRMYDYVAEELPSVVRQHFPVNGREAISGHSMGGHGALILALRRPGHYRSVSAFSPIVNPTQCPWGRKAFREYLGDDPGAWTQYDACELVAKGASSQPLFIDQGEADQFLEEQLKPERLEAVCEEHDHPLTLRRQPGYDHSYFFIATFIEDHLRYHAEHLHKR; encoded by the coding sequence ATGACCATGACCGAGAACCTCGAGCCGATATCGAGCAACAAGAGCTTCGGCGGCTGGCACAAGCGCTACCGGCATCGCTCGCGGGCGCTGGATTGCGAGATGGAGTTTGCCATCTACTTGCCGCCGCAAGCCGAGACGGAGCGTGTCCCGCTGCTCTGGTGGCTGTCGGGGCTGACCTGCACCGACGAGAATTTCATGCAGAAGGCGGGAGCGCATCGCATGGCCGCGGAGCTCGGCATCGCCATCGTCTGTCCCGATACCAGCCCGCGTGGCACCGACCTGCCGGGCGAGCACGATAGCTACGACTTCGGCTCGGGTGCGGGCTTCTACGTCAACGCCACCCAGGAGCCGTGGAAGCAGCACTATCGCATGTATGACTATGTGGCCGAGGAGCTGCCCTCGGTGGTACGCCAGCATTTTCCGGTCAATGGCCGGGAGGCGATCAGCGGCCACTCGATGGGTGGCCACGGAGCGCTGATCCTGGCGCTACGCCGCCCTGGGCACTATCGCTCGGTGTCGGCCTTCTCGCCGATCGTCAATCCCACACAGTGCCCCTGGGGTCGAAAGGCCTTCCGTGAGTATCTGGGCGACGATCCCGGTGCCTGGACGCAGTACGATGCCTGCGAGTTGGTGGCCAAAGGGGCTTCGAGCCAGCCTCTATTCATCGATCAGGGTGAGGCGGACCAGTTCCTGGAGGAGCAGCTCAAGCCGGAGCGTCTCGAGGCGGTATGCGAAGAGCACGATCACCCCCTGACGCTGCGCCGTCAGCCAGGGTATGATCATAGCTATTTCTTCATCGCTACCTTCATCGAGGATCACCTGCGTTACCATGCCGAGCACCTCCACAAGCGCTGA
- the mtgA gene encoding monofunctional biosynthetic peptidoglycan transglycosylase, with product MIQDLLYRALRWAALVGAAFVVLSIVLVMLLRHVPVYGSMVMLERKVEAWVAGESLPIQHQWRPWEELSDHAKLAVIAAEDQRFAVHRGFDVDEMRRAWEASRNGSRLRGASTISQQTAKNLFLWTGRNWVRKGFEAWFTVLIEALWPKQRILEVYLNIVEWDQGVFGLEAAGQHYFGISADRLNEVHASRLAAILPNPRAWSASRPGPHVERRSQWIRQQMRNLGGSRYLEELVVK from the coding sequence ATGATCCAAGACTTGCTGTATCGCGCTCTACGTTGGGCGGCCCTTGTCGGGGCCGCCTTCGTCGTACTGTCCATTGTCCTGGTGATGCTGCTGCGGCACGTGCCCGTCTACGGCTCCATGGTGATGCTGGAGCGCAAGGTCGAGGCCTGGGTGGCCGGTGAGTCACTGCCCATCCAGCATCAGTGGCGCCCATGGGAGGAACTCTCCGACCACGCCAAGCTGGCCGTGATCGCCGCGGAGGATCAACGCTTCGCCGTGCACCGTGGCTTCGACGTGGACGAGATGCGTCGGGCCTGGGAAGCGAGCCGCAACGGATCGAGGCTGCGAGGGGCCAGCACCATCAGTCAGCAAACCGCCAAGAACCTGTTCCTGTGGACGGGCCGCAATTGGGTACGCAAGGGGTTCGAAGCCTGGTTCACCGTGCTGATCGAGGCACTATGGCCGAAGCAGCGCATTCTCGAGGTCTACCTCAATATCGTCGAGTGGGACCAGGGTGTGTTCGGCCTGGAAGCAGCCGGGCAGCACTATTTCGGCATATCGGCCGATCGCCTGAACGAGGTGCACGCCAGCCGCTTGGCGGCGATACTGCCCAATCCCAGGGCCTGGAGTGCCAGCAGGCCGGGGCCCCACGTGGAACGCCGCAGTCAGTGGATTCGCCAGCAGATGCGCAACCTCGGTGGGTCGCGCTACCTCGAGGAGTTGGTGGTCAAGTGA
- a CDS encoding DMT family transporter produces the protein MTTSSHSRLDAALLASMPVLFVALWSTGFIGAKFGLPHAEPFTFLFVRFVLTLALLIPLVKLMGSSWPASWKLRGHIAVSGLLVHAAYLGGVFYGIYLGMPAGLAALLVGLQPLLTATLAGPLLGERITVIQWLGLALGLAGIVMVLGSKLDPGADLFQGFGLGALASVLVALAGITLGTLYQKRFCTGMPLLSGTVVQYLSASVLLGLGALLFEERHIEWTLTFVLTLGWLVLVLSIAAILLLMALIRRGEASRVASLFYLVPPVTALQAWWLFDERLPLTALAGMAITIVGVVLAARGQARR, from the coding sequence ATGACAACGTCCTCCCACTCTCGTCTCGATGCCGCACTTCTGGCCAGCATGCCGGTACTGTTCGTGGCCCTGTGGAGCACCGGTTTCATCGGCGCCAAGTTCGGCCTGCCCCATGCCGAACCCTTCACCTTCCTGTTTGTTCGCTTCGTGCTGACGCTCGCCCTGCTGATTCCCTTGGTGAAACTGATGGGAAGCAGTTGGCCGGCAAGCTGGAAATTGAGGGGGCATATCGCCGTATCGGGTCTGCTCGTGCACGCGGCCTACCTGGGCGGCGTCTTCTACGGCATCTACCTGGGCATGCCGGCGGGTCTCGCGGCGCTGCTGGTCGGTCTGCAACCGTTGCTGACGGCAACGCTGGCAGGTCCGCTGCTGGGCGAGCGCATCACCGTCATCCAGTGGCTGGGGCTGGCCTTGGGACTGGCCGGTATCGTCATGGTACTGGGCAGCAAGCTCGACCCCGGCGCCGACCTGTTCCAAGGTTTTGGCCTCGGCGCCCTGGCGTCCGTTCTCGTCGCTCTGGCGGGCATTACCCTGGGCACGCTCTATCAGAAGCGCTTCTGCACCGGCATGCCGCTGCTCTCGGGCACGGTGGTGCAGTATCTGTCCGCCAGCGTCCTGCTCGGCCTCGGTGCCCTGCTGTTCGAGGAGCGGCACATCGAGTGGACCCTCACGTTCGTGCTGACCTTGGGCTGGCTGGTATTGGTGCTTTCCATCGCCGCCATCCTGCTGCTGATGGCACTGATCCGGCGCGGCGAAGCCTCACGTGTAGCCAGCTTGTTCTACCTTGTGCCGCCGGTCACGGCATTGCAGGCCTGGTGGCTATTCGACGAACGCCTGCCATTGACGGCGCTGGCCGGCATGGCCATCACCATCGTGGGCGTGGTTCTCGCGGCACGCGGCCAGGCACGCCGGTAG